From the Neomonachus schauinslandi unplaced genomic scaffold, ASM220157v2 HiC_scaffold_1715, whole genome shotgun sequence genome, the window TTCCTGTCTTGTCAGACTGGCACAGTGAGCCTCTGGAAACTTCTCTCGCTCCAACTGGAATCCAGCCCGACCAGCATCCATCAGGCTGCCATGACCTTGAAGAATGGTTTGGAGACATGAAGATCCCCCCAAATGGCATCATacagtggaaaataaaaacaaaaaaggtcaaGGGCACAGGATTGGTTTACCATTTTGTGAACTGATAACCAAAgaactttaaatttatttctgatctaTTTTACTCATTGGAAGGAAGAAATGCAAGGCATTACATAATGCCAGTTGTGGAAAATACATCTTGCTATTTTCTTGTCCTCAGCTTTTTATTCTGTGTATGGTCTTGCTTCGCTGCAAGAAATCTAAATTTTATGTAGTAAAATTGATGAGGctgtttttagtttcttaaaaatatgcttGGACAagcctttcacttttttttaagtaaactccataCCCAGTgtagagcttgaactcacaacccccaagatcaagagtcgcatgctctactgattgagccagccaggtgccccaagcctttcacccttttatgtttgtttttttttagattttttatttatttgacagagagagacacagcgagagagggaacacaagcagggggactgggagagggagaagcaggcttcccgctgagcagggaacccgatgcagggctcgatcccaggaccctgggatcatgacctgagccgaaggcagacgcttaatgactgagccacccaggcgccccagcttttcACCGTTTTAAATTCTGATAAAATCAtctgcttctttttctatttatgtcataatttatttttacgaAAACCAGGAGTATATTGCATATAGCAGTGGATCTCTAATTTGTGTGCTAATtgatagaaaaggaaatttagtGGGTCTGGGGTAGAGCCCAGGTCCCTGCATTTTTTATACGAGAAATGCTAATATATAAGatatgcaaataattttaatgttgAATTTGGGGTAACAATTCCTCCTCCCAGTGATCCTTCTGGAATTGCAAATCATACTTTCTAAAGAAGTAAACACACTGAAGCTACACAGTCAATCAAACAGAAACTCAGGGTTCATGACTgggtcataatttaaaaaaattattaaccacTATCCATGTTTCTAGAATTAATAGGATCAATAAAACAATCTTAGGTGTTATAAGGGTAGTTTGAGAAATCATAATCTCtgatacacacatgcatatatatgtatatacatatatagtactTTAATGACTTACAAAGTACTTTTGAATGCTTCTTGGTGATGTGGGGTAGGGTAGAAGGGAAATGCCCTAGCTTTAACCTAagtcttaatttcctctttaatttatACAAGCTGAGCAAGTCCGCTGAATTGGTTAAGGCAAGTCTGCCAGAAAACCCTTGGGAGGGAATTTGCCCTCAGGCAAATGTTAGGCGCCTAAAACCGTAGTCATTTTTGGAGATTATTTGGGAGGGAGGTTCCAATTCAGAATACACAGCATTATGGCTGGCCCACAAATTTGTCTCCCAGCCCAAGTCTCAGTGAATTCATGTTTGAATGAATTGGGGAAAAGATGaggctttcaggaaaaaaagggaCTATTTTGCTAAGAACTCTTTAAGACCTTGAGGTTTAAGCAGCACTGGGATGCTATGCACCTGGATAAGTATAATATTAAAGCTGAAGGAGGGGCATTCTCCATTTATCTGTAGGAGATACAGTTCAGCTTTGGCCCAGGAGGGACTCCAGAGCAATCAGGGAAAACTTCGCAGCTGGAGAACCCAGGCACCTTAGCTGTGGGGCAGGGGGGCTTGGAAGGAGCAGGACCCAGGAGAAGAGGCAGCTGTGCCCAGCAGTTGTGACAATATCCAAGGGAAGAGAATAGCAGGACAGAAATAGAATGTGGCACGCAGCTGGGATCTCACAGGAATTATGAAGTGAAATCTCCTTTGGGTTCTATCCCCTGTATTTGAAGGGTATCTATAGGAGTTGGGGGTCCTGCATGTGCAGATGGGGGAAAACCAGGCAGCTCTAGGATCTTCATTTGGCTCCACAGCCACCTTGTAAGTCAAGCATCATTCCTctttcaatgggaaaagaatgaCCCTTAAATAAAAGTACCTGGTTTGTTTTTCTGCCTgagatttaaaagaaacatgggattgggcacctgggtggttcagtccattaagctcagctcaggtcttgatctcagggttgtgagttcaagcccgcattgggctccatgctgggcatggagcctacttaaaaacaaacaaacatgggatttacttttctttaaagttctgagaagtatttattaagtgccacATTGTCTTTATAAGCTGATTgacagtttttaaagtttttcccattatatattttttgcaacaaaagtaaaatgtttgTCTTGAAAAATGAGAAGTTCCGatgaagcaaaaatgaaaaacaaaccaaaacacctATTACCGCTGATAGCCACTGTTAAGCCATTTAAGTATAtactttcagttttctctttgcatattaatatataaatatacattttttacaaaaatgggatACAACATATACTTTtcgaaatttttttttcacttcacaatatataatGTACATCTTTTCATGCAAATGGGTGAGACTCATGATTGAAAAAGGGAAACTTGCAGCTTGTGGGCGGGGAAAACCCAATTTTATGCCAGTTACAAGTGAAACACCTAGAATAAAGCCACGCGAAAAGTTATAATTGAGATGGGCAAAGGTATATGAGAAAATACCACCTTCAGgtggcaatacttatatcaggcaAAACAGAATTAAAGGCCGAACACATTAAATAGGATAAGGACGGTTCCGTCTCGCCTTCCAATGCATAACCATCAATTTGTTGCgtactcttttcatttcttccatctcctcTGCTACCTTTATCATCTCCTCATTGCTTAAATTTCTACCGTGTATGTCCCCTCTAAATTGCGGGCGAGAGCGAGCCAGCCTCTCTTTAAAGCTTCCTTCTTCTAGCTTATGTTTTCCCACTCCACAAGGAggctgctccatgggaggccgcTCTTCAAAAAGGTCCCTTCTAGAAAGGCGCTCCTGAGGAGGGCGCTCCTCGGACACCAGCATCTCGGGAAGGAGCTCGGGAAGGAGCTCCTCGGGAAAGAACTCCTCCTCCGAGGACTGCTCCTCGGAAGATGGTTCCTCCGGAGACTGCTTTTCGGGAGAGTGCTCCACAGGAGGCTGCTCCTCATCCGTCTTGGGTGCGCTCTGTGgctgttcttcattttcttggcAGGATTTTTCCATGTTCAGGATGGTCTTTAAGTAGTTATTCATAGGAGACAAGCAAGGCAGAGTCAACACACTTGGTGGCTGGATCAAAACCCCGGCCCCGGTTCCCATACCTGCCTTTCCCCGTGTCGGGGCCCAGGTTCCCCAACCTACGCTTGCCGAGGGGCTCTCCGGCCCTGGGGACCCCGCCGCGTCCCACCCCTCGCAGCCTCCCTCGCCCCCTCCTTCCCGAAAGCCCACCGTTTTCCCAGCAGGCCTTGCCACAGGCCTCTCCCGCAGTGGCAGTGGCAGGGGCGGGGCGGTGGTGCTGCCGACTGCGTTCCCGTCAGCGTCCTCCCTCGCACCCCATCCCGGGCCACTGCCCACCCTTTCCCCGACCTGGACCTCTCCTGGCGGTTTGCTCTAGGCGTCCTCTCCTCAAGGCGCACCGCGGTGACCTGCAGACCTGCAGACAGACGCAAGACAGGGtagggggcggggagtggggaggagggaaggactgACTGACACCACACGTCCCTTTCCTGGGCATTAGCCACCGCCCCCACGCCGGCCCCCTCTgctacccctcccccaggccgCACCTCAAGCTTCATCCTCCGTGCCCCACCACCCCGCACCCCGCAGTGCTCGTCATTTTTTTTCAGGCGGCAAGTGCAAGCAAAGGATTACTTAGAAACTATTTCTAAGTGACTGTGTCCCCCAGGGGCCCCCACTcatctccccacctcaccccaagACCACCATTTTCTGCACCGAAATGTGGGCGCAGGGGGCGGGGCTGGGTCTAGGAAAAGGCCTGGTACTCTCTGCCATCCCGATCCCAGAGGTTACTGGGCAGCAAAGACCCTCATACCGATTTAAGAAGACCAAGGGAACTTacttccttctgctcttcccctcgACCAAAGGGCAGGAGGCAGACGGTGTCTGGACAGGCAAAAACGACCAGGAGAGAGGGACTTGGGCAGACATAGGCTCCTGGTCACGTGAGGGCCGCGCGTCACCGCCGAGCTCAGATCCCCAGTTACCACTTTGACCGCGGGCGGCCGTGCTGCAGCCTGCCAGTATTTCCTAACACGCAACACATCAGGCATCGTCACTCACCTCTTTGTTTATATTTGCCTTTTCCTGGTTACCAGAGACGGTCAGCATCCAGTCTTGGGAGTTATTGCCTCTTCTTCTCTGCTGCTTACCCTGATACCACCTCTCTCCCTTATTCTCCTGTTGTCCGCCACCAAGGCCCATTATTTCCCCTACGGGCCAGAGCCTGCACTGAAATTTGACTATTTGTCCTTAATGAATCGATACCATATGTCACCTTTCCCAGCTTTAATCCACATCTCTAACTCCATCAAGTCCGTTTAGGCTCTATCAACATGGTTTACTTGTCACTTTTATGGAAGATAAGCTTTCACTTTTCCATGACTTACGGATTTTTTTGAGCCCCCAAACCTGTATTACAAATAGAGGCTCCAGTCTAAATTAGTAATCATTCAGTTCTAGAACTCTAGAAAGAGTTGTTTGTAaagtatgcaaattaaaaacatgaatacTTTGATTTTCATAAATCAAAATACACATTTGTCCATCTAAGTACAAATAGTCTAAAAACGTATTTATTATCTGTAATGGGAGCATTTTTGGTGGAGACTGTGGcattattatatatgtgtatatatggatactatttttttaaatttttaagtaaacaccacccatggggcttgaactcatgaccccaagatcaagagtcacatgctccactgactgagccagccaggcacccctatatgtatgtgtgtgtttgtctgtgtgtgtgtatacacacacatttttatatatgtgtgtgtatatgtatatatatatatatatatatatatataaagagatttttcTGGGACTCTAAATCCTTAACCAGCCACCTCTTGGTGTTGCTGGTCGAGAAAGTGTATGTTAATTCATTAAATCAGCAAGTATCTGGGTCCTGAGACAGCTGTACCCAAAAGATTCAGCACAGAAGATATTCATATCCAACTATGCAATAATTCTGTTGACCACACACTGAGTAGCAGGATTAAAATCATATTAACATATTCAATTGTCATTACAAGTATGTATGTTTAGATCTAATGGTGTTTTATGATCTTCAACCTCATGCCTGCATCTTACTACTCATATCAGCCTGGATGCTACCTTCTCATGCAGGTACCCTTTCTTCCAGAGAGTAAAGTATACCTCTCCTctctgtattttatagtttcagggtCGGTGGCTATCAGATCTgtgaggatcctgggatcattttctttttttttttttttttaagattttatttatttgacagagagagacacagttagagagggaacacaacacgggagagggagagggagaagcaggcttcccgcggagcagggagcccgatgcggggctccatcccaggaccctgggaccacgacctgagccgaaggcagatgcttaacgactgagccacccaggtgcccctcattttctttttcaaacccaGGCTGTCTAGTAAGTTTCCAAACAAATTCATATGggaattttcctattttaagagctttttgtcacttttttccAACATCTAATTTACTTTGTGTTGAGATAGCAAGACAAATATTAGTTCACTTTTGTATCTTTTCcataaatgttttacttttcaatttttcaGTGATGTGTGTCTTTCAAAATCCAAGTTTCACTAtgccttctttattcttttcaccAAAGGCTGGCTTCATCATTTGTATGGTTTCTTTCCAAGAGGACccccattttattcatttcttcacttcTATCCTTTTCCCCCTTACATCCTGTGATGAAGAACTCACTACCTTAAAAGACACTGATTGAAATTTCATACAGCTGTAGTCATTCAgagtagttttttcttttattgagctGATACCTGCCTCCCAGTAGTTTACATACATTGGTGTTGGTTCTGCCCTCTGGAGTGATACGAAACAAGAATGAAGTA encodes:
- the TCEAL1 gene encoding transcription elongation factor A protein-like 1; the encoded protein is MEKSCQENEEQPQSAPKTDEEQPPVEHSPEKQSPEEPSSEEQSSEEEFFPEELLPELLPEMLVSEERPPQERLSRRDLFEERPPMEQPPCGVGKHKLEEGSFKERLARSRPQFRGDIHGRNLSNEEMIKVAEEMEEMKRVRNKLMVMHWKARRNRPYPI